Proteins encoded together in one Betaproteobacteria bacterium window:
- a CDS encoding DUF4410 domain-containing protein, protein MSRPLLVVIMLLAVLVSSSCAQRRGPVRDAVLGSTHVAQQGGTPHPEVSVPRVVYVADFRLDTQAQEAGSDRPRLLELPGQSRDPAEQAAAIVDLTARSLIDDLNRAGVPARRLVSGTPLPASGWLVRGVFTEAAEGSAVRRTVVGFGAGAPRMEVQVAVSDLADQPDAPFVILGTATDPDRLPSGLLSRNPYIVGAKFVLEKGAPEREVKSVAQAIADRIVELRARVADRQGSANRRRKREGGLSLSRAARVRGEPRRRRRARGGRR, encoded by the coding sequence TTGAGTCGACCATTGCTCGTCGTCATCATGTTGCTAGCCGTCTTGGTGTCGTCCAGTTGCGCGCAGCGGCGCGGTCCGGTGCGCGATGCGGTGCTGGGGAGTACGCACGTGGCGCAGCAAGGCGGCACGCCGCACCCCGAGGTGTCGGTGCCGCGCGTGGTCTACGTCGCGGATTTCCGGCTCGATACGCAGGCGCAGGAGGCCGGCAGCGACCGTCCGCGGCTGCTGGAACTGCCCGGACAGAGCCGCGATCCCGCGGAACAGGCGGCGGCGATCGTCGATCTCACGGCCCGATCGCTCATCGACGATCTGAATCGGGCTGGCGTGCCGGCGCGGCGGCTCGTATCGGGCACTCCGCTGCCAGCGTCGGGATGGCTCGTGCGCGGGGTGTTCACCGAGGCTGCCGAGGGCAGTGCGGTGAGGCGCACGGTGGTCGGCTTCGGTGCCGGCGCGCCGCGGATGGAGGTGCAGGTGGCCGTGAGCGATCTCGCCGATCAGCCCGACGCCCCCTTCGTGATCCTGGGTACGGCGACCGATCCCGATCGGTTGCCGAGCGGGTTGCTGTCGCGCAACCCTTACATCGTCGGCGCTAAGTTCGTGCTGGAGAAGGGCGCGCCCGAGCGCGAGGTCAAGTCAGTGGCACAGGCGATCGCGGACAGGATCGTGGAGCTTCGGGCCCGGGTTGCGGACCGGCAGGGATCCGCAAACCGCCGACGGAAGCGGGAAGGCGGGCTGTCGTTGTCCCGCGCGGCACGCGTCCGCGGAGAGCCGAGACGGCGCCGCCGCGCTAGAGGCGGTCGCCGATGA
- a CDS encoding C1 family peptidase, translating into MPRKTVAIGNESIVLDARPDRLDLRDRPYQPLLGNLPSQHPTDEEVAQWLPQYAELGLILDQGAEGACTGFGLAAVINYLRFRRAAHTKNAAGLIRVSPAMLYQLARLYDEWPGEDYEGSSCRGALKGWHRHGVCRELLWPYAAGKHVTPAEDTQQRDDPSRNWDVDALDCTLGVYYRIDTRSVVDMQAAIHEIGAIYVSATVHEGWGVRARRQLAGHADLVRVAHVPKPKNAGGHAFALVGYNDLGFVVQNSWGDDWGSRGFALLPYEDWVTHGEDAWVFTLGVPRQRAVAVARKGANRTLRSPRFLVPSVDKDTTGLERPVGLIAGDDAFARRYRGVPLAVQPLETDAAYRHTIVLDRGFPVRNDITAEDPAAAVAGAAFDRPRAWMNDHASDKLLIYAHGGLNSEGASITRIRAIAPYALNAGLYPLFITWRSGALETVSDLVEETFARTGIAGEPARGWTERITEKTDRLLEPLLRGPGGALWGQMKLNADRASEAGDGGVRLMVERLKDLAQARPKLEIHMIGHSAGAIVLGAMLAPLHEAGLKVASLRLFAPACTIHFALDHYKRAVDAKTLDPEHWHIHVLSDKNERDDSVGPYRKSLLYLVSRAFEDIHKTPLLGMDRAFDPSFATPDASDDMWAPACIDEVRDWLKFWSGLGIDQTNRADHVLSRPSVSTGADSIPSAHGCFDNAVDIMGDALGYAVDPSNPVRVKIYRLDY; encoded by the coding sequence ATGCCACGCAAGACTGTCGCGATCGGAAACGAATCCATCGTCCTCGACGCCCGCCCCGATCGGCTCGATCTGCGCGACCGTCCGTACCAGCCGCTGCTCGGCAATCTCCCGTCGCAGCACCCGACGGACGAAGAGGTCGCGCAGTGGCTGCCTCAGTATGCCGAGTTGGGACTGATCCTCGATCAGGGCGCCGAAGGTGCCTGCACCGGCTTTGGCCTGGCAGCGGTGATCAACTATCTGCGCTTCCGGCGCGCCGCACACACAAAGAATGCCGCAGGGCTCATCCGCGTCAGTCCGGCGATGCTGTATCAACTCGCCCGGCTCTACGACGAGTGGCCGGGCGAAGACTACGAAGGGTCGAGCTGTCGCGGCGCGCTGAAGGGCTGGCATCGCCACGGCGTCTGCCGCGAGCTCTTGTGGCCGTACGCGGCCGGCAAGCATGTGACGCCTGCCGAGGATACGCAGCAACGCGACGACCCGAGCCGCAACTGGGATGTGGACGCCCTCGACTGCACGCTCGGAGTGTACTACCGGATCGACACCCGCTCGGTGGTGGACATGCAGGCCGCGATTCACGAGATCGGTGCGATCTACGTCTCGGCCACCGTTCACGAGGGCTGGGGTGTCCGTGCGCGCAGGCAGCTCGCCGGTCACGCCGATCTGGTGCGTGTCGCCCACGTACCGAAGCCGAAGAACGCTGGTGGCCACGCATTCGCACTCGTCGGCTACAACGATCTGGGCTTCGTCGTGCAGAACTCCTGGGGCGACGACTGGGGCTCGCGCGGTTTCGCGCTGCTGCCCTACGAAGACTGGGTCACGCACGGCGAGGACGCGTGGGTCTTCACGCTCGGCGTGCCACGGCAACGGGCGGTCGCCGTGGCGCGGAAAGGCGCGAACCGGACGCTGCGTTCGCCGCGCTTTCTCGTGCCCTCGGTGGACAAGGACACCACGGGCCTCGAACGACCGGTCGGACTGATCGCGGGCGATGACGCGTTCGCCCGCCGCTATCGCGGCGTGCCGCTTGCCGTACAGCCGCTCGAAACCGATGCTGCGTATCGCCACACGATCGTGCTCGACCGCGGTTTTCCAGTACGCAACGACATCACGGCGGAAGATCCGGCCGCTGCCGTCGCGGGGGCAGCGTTCGATCGTCCGCGCGCGTGGATGAACGACCACGCCAGCGACAAGCTACTCATTTATGCCCACGGCGGCCTCAACAGCGAAGGCGCCTCGATCACCCGCATCCGCGCCATCGCGCCGTATGCGCTCAATGCCGGGCTCTACCCGCTCTTCATCACATGGCGCAGCGGAGCGCTGGAGACTGTCTCCGATCTCGTCGAGGAAACGTTTGCGCGCACCGGCATCGCCGGCGAACCCGCACGCGGCTGGACCGAGCGCATCACCGAAAAGACCGACCGCCTGCTCGAGCCGCTGTTGCGCGGCCCCGGGGGTGCGCTGTGGGGACAGATGAAACTCAACGCCGACCGCGCCAGTGAGGCGGGCGACGGCGGCGTCCGCCTGATGGTCGAACGGCTGAAGGATCTGGCCCAAGCACGGCCGAAACTCGAGATCCACATGATCGGCCACTCGGCCGGCGCCATCGTCCTCGGTGCCATGCTGGCCCCCCTGCACGAGGCGGGGCTCAAGGTCGCGTCGCTGCGCCTTTTCGCCCCGGCCTGCACCATCCACTTCGCCCTCGACCACTACAAGCGTGCGGTCGACGCCAAGACGCTCGACCCCGAGCACTGGCACATCCACGTGCTGTCCGACAAGAACGAACGCGACGACAGCGTCGGGCCCTACCGCAAGTCGCTGCTGTACCTCGTCAGCCGCGCCTTCGAGGATATCCACAAGACGCCGCTGCTCGGCATGGACCGGGCCTTCGACCCGAGCTTCGCCACGCCCGACGCGAGCGACGACATGTGGGCGCCGGCCTGCATCGACGAAGTCCGCGATTGGCTAAAGTTCTGGTCCGGTCTCGGCATCGATCAGACAAATCGCGCCGATCATGTGCTGTCGCGGCCGAGCGTGTCGACCGGCGCCGACAGCATCCCGTCGGCGCACGGCTGCTTCGACAATGCGGTCGACATCATGGGCGACGCGCTCGGTTACGCGGTGGACCCCTCGAATCCGGTGCGCGTGAAGATCTACCGACTCGATTACTGA
- the mfd gene encoding transcription-repair coupling factor, with translation MRPIPFPVDLPAPGTRMRAPALHGSSDALFLAELAGRARPLVVITAAAPQAQRLKAEMPFFAPELEVALLPDWETLPYDQFSPHQDLVSERLATLHRITRDDCDVVLVPVATALGRLPPVEYLAAYTFFLKQGAKLSIDALRAQLAVASYAHVSQVLSPGEYSVRGGLIDLFPMGSALPYRIDLLDDEIDSIRTFDVETQRSIYKVGEVRLLPAREFPLDDAGRTRFRQSFRERFEGDPSRSQLYKDVSKGLAPAGVEYYLPLFFEQTATFADYLPAGATICLHGDIESAAMQFWRDTSARYDVLKGDRTRPVLPPHDLYLAPDAFFGAVKPHRRIEVGGRPDAEGSFTQALPDLQVDRRAAEPLAKLAAFVATSGLRTLILADSLGRRETMAAYFAEHGLRPVVCETFDAFLAAGDAAMLAVAPVLNGFAHAAAGVAVVTEAEIYPSVARTRSGREGARRTTTEGMLRDLSEVKLGDPVVHEQHGVGRYRGLVNLDLGDGATEFLLLEYEGGDKLYVPVAQLFLISRYTGGPADAAPLHKLGSDQWEKAKRKAAAQVRDTAAELLNLYAQRAARVGHAFKLSQHDYEAFAEGFPFEETPDQQAAIEAVLGDLQHGKPMDRLVCGDVGFGKTEVALRAAFVAVSEGRQVAVLVPTTLLTEQHFNNFSDRFADWPVKLAELSRFRSAKETSQALKALAEGRIDIVIGTHKLLQKDVKFRNLGLVIIDEEHRFGVRQKERLKALRAEVDVLTLTATPIPRTLAMSLEGLRDFSVISTAPQRRLAIKTFVAPWSPSLVREALLRELKRGGQVYFVHNEIETIYAMEEKLQALLPEATIRVAHGQMRERELEHAMRDFHQQRFNVLLCTTIIETGIDVPNANTIVINRADMFGLAQLHQLRGRVGRSHHQAYAFLFTPDEGAITAQAKKRLEAIQMMEELGAGFFLAMHDLEIRGAGEVLGESQSGDMQEVGFTLYADMLANAVRSLKAGREPDLAAPLRVATEINLHAPALLPADYCPDVHERLVLYKRLANCETSEELDALQEELIDRFGLLPDAGQTLLECHRLRLAGEPLGVTRIDATADAVTIQFVRNPPIDPARIIQLIQSKRGYRLAGPDRLRVEATLATVAERARRVREVFAELRARSGKTPVTH, from the coding sequence ATGCGCCCGATTCCCTTTCCCGTCGACCTGCCCGCGCCCGGCACGCGCATGCGCGCACCCGCGCTGCACGGATCGAGCGACGCGCTCTTTCTCGCAGAGCTCGCCGGACGCGCGCGTCCGCTGGTCGTGATCACCGCCGCGGCGCCCCAGGCACAGCGACTCAAGGCCGAGATGCCGTTCTTCGCGCCCGAACTCGAAGTGGCTCTGCTGCCGGACTGGGAAACGTTGCCCTACGACCAGTTCTCGCCGCATCAGGATCTGGTCTCGGAGCGGCTCGCCACACTCCATCGGATCACGCGCGACGACTGCGACGTGGTGCTGGTTCCCGTGGCGACCGCGCTCGGTCGCCTGCCGCCGGTCGAGTACCTCGCCGCCTACACGTTCTTCCTCAAGCAGGGCGCGAAGCTTTCCATCGACGCGCTGCGCGCACAGCTTGCGGTCGCGAGCTACGCGCACGTCTCGCAGGTGCTCTCGCCCGGGGAGTACAGCGTGCGCGGTGGCCTGATCGACCTCTTTCCCATGGGCAGCGCCCTGCCCTACCGCATCGACCTCCTCGACGACGAGATCGACAGCATCCGCACCTTCGACGTCGAAACCCAGCGCAGCATCTACAAGGTCGGCGAAGTCCGCCTGCTGCCCGCGCGCGAATTTCCGCTCGACGACGCGGGCCGCACACGCTTCCGCCAGAGCTTCCGCGAGCGCTTCGAGGGCGACCCGTCGCGCTCGCAACTGTACAAGGACGTGAGCAAGGGGCTCGCCCCGGCTGGCGTCGAATACTATCTGCCGCTCTTCTTCGAGCAGACGGCGACGTTCGCAGACTACCTGCCCGCCGGCGCGACGATCTGCCTGCACGGTGACATCGAATCCGCGGCGATGCAGTTCTGGCGCGACACCAGCGCCCGTTACGACGTCCTCAAGGGCGATCGCACGCGTCCCGTGCTGCCGCCACACGATCTCTACCTCGCGCCCGACGCGTTCTTCGGCGCCGTGAAGCCGCACCGGCGCATCGAAGTCGGCGGCCGACCGGATGCCGAGGGCAGCTTCACCCAGGCGCTCCCCGACCTGCAGGTGGATCGCCGCGCGGCAGAACCGCTCGCGAAGCTTGCAGCGTTCGTCGCGACCTCCGGGCTGCGCACCCTGATCCTCGCCGACAGCCTCGGCCGTCGCGAAACCATGGCGGCGTACTTCGCCGAGCACGGTCTGCGGCCGGTCGTGTGCGAAACATTCGACGCGTTCCTCGCCGCCGGCGATGCCGCGATGCTTGCGGTCGCGCCGGTGCTCAACGGATTCGCACACGCCGCCGCGGGCGTCGCCGTGGTCACGGAAGCCGAGATCTATCCGAGTGTCGCGCGCACGCGGAGCGGGCGTGAAGGCGCGCGCCGCACGACGACCGAGGGCATGCTGCGTGATCTCTCCGAGGTCAAGCTCGGCGATCCCGTGGTGCACGAACAGCACGGCGTCGGTCGCTATCGCGGACTCGTCAATCTTGATCTGGGCGATGGGGCGACCGAGTTCCTGCTGCTCGAATACGAAGGCGGGGACAAGCTCTACGTGCCCGTCGCGCAGCTCTTCCTCATCAGCCGCTACACCGGTGGACCCGCCGACGCCGCGCCGCTGCACAAGCTCGGATCCGACCAGTGGGAAAAAGCGAAGCGCAAGGCGGCGGCGCAGGTGCGCGACACGGCGGCGGAACTCCTCAACCTGTACGCACAGCGCGCCGCACGCGTCGGTCACGCCTTCAAGCTGTCGCAGCACGACTACGAAGCGTTCGCGGAGGGCTTTCCGTTCGAGGAAACACCCGACCAGCAGGCGGCCATCGAGGCGGTGCTCGGCGATCTGCAGCACGGCAAGCCGATGGACCGGCTCGTCTGCGGTGATGTCGGCTTCGGCAAAACCGAGGTCGCGCTGCGTGCCGCCTTCGTTGCCGTGAGCGAAGGGCGGCAGGTGGCCGTGCTGGTGCCGACGACGCTGCTCACGGAGCAGCACTTCAACAACTTCTCCGACCGCTTCGCCGACTGGCCGGTGAAGCTGGCGGAGCTCTCCCGCTTCCGCTCGGCCAAGGAAACTTCGCAAGCGTTGAAGGCCCTTGCGGAGGGCCGCATCGACATCGTCATCGGCACGCACAAGCTGCTGCAGAAGGACGTCAAGTTCAGGAACCTCGGGCTCGTCATCATCGACGAGGAGCATCGCTTCGGTGTGCGCCAGAAAGAACGGCTGAAAGCGCTGCGCGCCGAGGTCGACGTGCTCACGCTGACGGCCACACCGATTCCGCGCACGCTCGCGATGTCGCTCGAAGGGCTGCGCGATTTCTCCGTCATCAGCACGGCGCCGCAGCGGCGGCTCGCGATCAAGACCTTCGTCGCCCCGTGGTCCCCCAGCCTGGTGCGCGAGGCGCTGCTGCGCGAACTCAAGCGCGGCGGCCAAGTGTATTTCGTCCACAACGAGATCGAGACGATCTACGCCATGGAAGAAAAGCTCCAGGCGCTGCTGCCCGAGGCGACGATCCGCGTCGCCCACGGCCAGATGCGCGAGCGCGAGCTGGAGCACGCCATGCGCGACTTCCACCAGCAGCGCTTCAACGTGCTCCTGTGCACGACCATCATCGAGACCGGCATCGACGTGCCGAACGCCAACACCATCGTGATCAACCGCGCCGACATGTTCGGGCTCGCCCAGCTGCACCAGCTGCGCGGGCGCGTCGGCCGCTCGCATCACCAGGCCTACGCCTTCCTGTTCACGCCGGACGAGGGTGCCATCACTGCGCAGGCGAAGAAGCGGCTGGAAGCGATCCAGATGATGGAGGAACTCGGCGCCGGCTTCTTCCTCGCCATGCACGATCTCGAGATCCGCGGGGCGGGCGAAGTCCTCGGTGAATCGCAGAGCGGCGACATGCAGGAAGTCGGCTTCACGCTGTACGCCGACATGCTCGCGAACGCCGTGCGCTCGCTGAAGGCCGGGCGCGAGCCGGATCTCGCCGCGCCGCTGCGCGTGGCAACTGAGATCAACCTGCACGCGCCGGCACTCCTGCCCGCCGACTATTGCCCTGACGTGCACGAGCGCCTCGTCCTCTACAAGCGGCTTGCCAACTGCGAGACGAGCGAGGAACTCGATGCGCTGCAGGAAGAACTCATCGACCGCTTCGGACTCCTGCCCGATGCCGGCCAGACCCTGCTCGAATGTCACCGCCTGCGGCTGGCCGGCGAGCCGCTCGGCGTCACCCGCATCGATGCCACCGCCGATGCCGTCACGATCCAGTTCGTCCGGAACCCGCCCATCGATCCGGCGCGTATCATTCAGCTCATTCAGAGCAAGCGCGGCTACCGGCTCGCAGGACCGGATCGACTGCGGGTGGAGGCGACGCTCGCGACCGTCGCGGAACGTGCGCGGCGGGTGCGGGAGGTTTTCGCGGAACTCCGTGCACGCAGCGGCAAGACACCGGTGACCCATTGA